One Festucalex cinctus isolate MCC-2025b chromosome 3, RoL_Fcin_1.0, whole genome shotgun sequence DNA window includes the following coding sequences:
- the LOC144016671 gene encoding snaclec CHH-B subunit beta-like, with the protein MTHRTFHDCQPNIYKNLSLSTSALNLATAKMALALRSLFLLCGMSGLLTGVWSFPSKFTKVVTCPDDWTQVDCHCYIYQEEERTFADAEAICNILGGNLVSIHNDLENAVVQQLIFAGDNGDDKAWIGLHDAIEDDDDFIWTDGSVENFLNFVGAMEPNDGTGDCVVLDEDDGGWSTADCTDEDEYVCIKEAHSFIH; encoded by the exons ATGACACATCGAACATTCCATGACTGCCAACCCAACATATATAAGAATTTGTCATTGTCAACCTCGGCATTAAACCTCGCGACTGCAAAG ATGGCACTTGCTCTTCGCTCGTTGTTCCTCCTTTGTGGGATGAGTGGACTGTTGACTGGAGTC tgGTCTTTCCCATCAAAATTTACAAAAG TTGTTACCTGCCCTGATGACTGGACTCAGGTGGACTGTCACTGTTACATTTACCAAGAGGAAGAGAGGACGTTTGCAGATGCCGAG GCCATCTGCAACATTCTTGGTGGAAATCTGGTCTCCATCCACAATGACCTGGAAAATGCAGTTGTTCAACAACTGATTTTCGCGGGTGACAATGGTGATGATAAGGCCTGGATTGGACTCCATGATGCAATTGAG GATGACGACGACTTCATCTGGACTGACGGCAGTGTTGAGAATTTTCTTAACTTTGTTGGAGCTATGGAGCCCAATGACGGTACCGGTGACTGTGTCGTGTTAGATGAGGATG ATGGAGGATGGTCAACTGCGGACTGCACAGACGAGGACGAATATGTTTGCATCAAGGAAGCACACAGTTTCATCCACTAA